The genomic stretch ACGAAACTGGTTGATTTCAAGTTCTTCAATCGCTTGTTTCGTAGATTCTGGCACTTTATTCGTTTCTACGAGCAGCATCACTGCTTCATCTTTCGCTGCAAGAACAGAACCTGTTAGCGCATCTGCAAAGCCTTTTCCTGTTGCAATGTAAGCTGTATCTGTTTCACCAACTAATTCAGTTGCAATAGTAGCGGCCGTTTCATAACGATCTTTACCACTATAGCGCTTTGGTTCAGGAAGCTGTTTGAACACTTCCGCTCCGATCACGCCAGTACCACCAACAACAATGGACTCATCAACTTCACGCAGTGCTGTTTTTGTTGCGGCAGGAAGTTTTGTTTTTCCAGATAGAAGAATCGGATATCCTTTGACTGCTGCATAGGAAGCAACAGATAGAGCATCTGGATAGTTATATCCGTCAGCAATGACTGCTTTCGCCGGGTTACCATCTAAACGAGCAGCAATGTTTGCGGCTGTTTCAAAACGATCTTTACCAGAAATACGACTAGCATCAAATCCGTAGCCTTCAAGCTGATATTCAACATAAGTCGATATCGCTCCTGAGCCGCCAAGGATAATCACCTTTTTCGCCTCAAGTCGCTGTAACTCTTCTAACACTTCTGCGTTCAACTTATTCTGCGCATTTAATAGAATAGGTGCATCGTATTTATAAGCAAGTGGAGCACCTGCTAACGCATCTGGGTAGTCATCTCCACGAGCGAGAACAACGGTATCAGACTTTTCCCAGCCCGCTTTCGACACTTCAATAGCTGTTTTGTAGCGATCTTTACCGGAAATCCGTTCCACTTTATTTTTAAATTGAATCTTCGCAAGCACCGGATCATGGTCACTTGCGCGTCCATCTGCTTCACTAAAATCAGAGTTAATGTTAATGCTATCAATCATCGTACGTTTTGCTAGGTTGTTCGATACGAGAATATGATCGAGCACTTGCGCGTTACCTTGATAGTTGTACGTGTAACGTTGCTCTGTTGGAAGCTTATTGATCATGTTTGTTAGAACATCGCCTTCAAGTGTTTCGATTGGCTTCGAAAATTCAAAGTCATTCAAGTCACCGAGAACAACAACGTTGCCATCATCCATGTTCGTTACAACTTCATTTACAAAGTTGTTTACGACCGATGCTTGCTTCATGCGCTGTACTTCACTTCCTAAAACAACAGGATGATCTGCACCAAATAGGGCACCGTCTCCCCCTTTTGAGTTGAAGTGATTTGCAACGACGACCACTTTTTCACCGTTAAATTCGAACTCGGCTGCAAGCGCTTTACGAGAATCGTCAAATGCTTCATTCGTTGGATCAATACGACCAGGGTTTAGCGTTAGACCGTTTTCATCTACGCCAACTGAAGTTGTTGCATCTCCTGATTTTTTCTCAGGAAAAGTCACGCGATCTGGGTTGTAGATGAAGCCTACTCGAATATTTCCGCCAGGCTGTCCGCCATCTGTTTTGTCCGCTGGTGCGATATCCGCAAACTTGTACGTTGGTCCGCCTGCTTCTTCAATCGCTTGAATAATCGCTTCGTAAGACTCGTTTGCCTTTGTCGTGCCATCATCTGTTGGACCGTTGTTATCTTGTACTTCGATTAAGCCAACGATGTCTGGTGTCTTCATGTTTTTTACGATTGATTCAGCAATTTTGCCTGTTTTCTCTTCTCCAACACCTGGATAGTAGTTTTCAATGTTATAAGAAGCAATCGTTAGATCACCATCTGTTGTTTCTATTTTTGTTACTTCGCGCTCCGTGTCTCCTTCAATAACAGAAGGGAATGTACCGGTTGGGCGAATTTTAAAGTTGCTGTAATCATAGCTCACGTTTCCAGTAACTGATCCGTCAAGGCGATCGCCAGTCGTTACGTCAATATCAATGCCATCAACGTCAATTAATAGACGCTCAGGATTCGGATCGTCTGCCGTCAGCAGAAGTCCGTTTGCACGAGTGAACAGTTGATCTTCACTTGCATTTACGTAAACAGGAAGCTCATCGTATTTTACTGGACCTGTTACCGTTGCATCCGGAATCTCAATAAGCATGCCTTCAAGACTTTCGTAAAAGTCCAGTCCATCTGTTTTTGGATCAAATGTCTTCATTTCATCGTCTTCTACGATTTCAGTTGGAGGTGTGCGGTCTTCTCCAATCACGATTGCTTCTGGTAGTGTGTTTCCTGAAGAAGCAACCGTTATACTTGAAGCTGTAATTTGAGTCGTTAGAAGATCTTTTGCATCGCTATAACCACCTTCACGATACTCTTTTACCTGACCATCTACTTCTACTTTGTCACCAACGCTCACACCAGCTCCACCGCTTTTGTAAACGTAG from Bacillus sp. Cs-700 encodes the following:
- a CDS encoding cell wall-binding repeat-containing protein codes for the protein MKRRSTSRFISFALIFSMVLSFFAAPVSQYASAAEETFQDLIISEYIEGGSYNKALELFNGTGNELDLANYTLELYSNGETAPKYSLSLEGKLADGEVFVLAHDQSIQSILDQADVTNQSVVNFNGNDVVVLKKTDAVIDSIGQIGSADDFAKDMTLVRNNGIKSGDTDATDAYDVTSGWTQYAKDTTDYLGAHLSDGTAPDPDPIELSTITDARKVANGTQVKIKGTATASFETGGQTNLFIQDDTAAIIVRAAGITAQPGDEVTAEGTMSDYYGMQQIQTDASKVVKTTEDKGIPSPQPLTSTDLSKENGEQHEASFTQFTDVMIKSVDSNGNFTAEDATGEFVIKPVDKSLLEVGKTYELLKGVIDYNYNEYKLVPRSAADVIEKAFSVTANPASGSVLEGTMVKLATAEEGATVHYTTDGSDPTAESTEYTAPIELTEDTTIKAIAAKDGQTSEVTTFSYTVLKSADGISIHDIQGAGHASPYEGKAVTKIAGIVTAKDGNNAFYMQEENPDDNVATSEGIYVYKSGGAGVSVGDKVEVDGQVKEYREGGYSDAKDLLTTQITASSITVASSGNTLPEAIVIGEDRTPPTEIVEDDEMKTFDPKTDGLDFYESLEGMLIEIPDATVTGPVKYDELPVYVNASEDQLFTRANGLLLTADDPNPERLLIDVDGIDIDVTTGDRLDGSVTGNVSYDYSNFKIRPTGTFPSVIEGDTEREVTKIETTDGDLTIASYNIENYYPGVGEEKTGKIAESIVKNMKTPDIVGLIEVQDNNGPTDDGTTKANESYEAIIQAIEEAGGPTYKFADIAPADKTDGGQPGGNIRVGFIYNPDRVTFPEKKSGDATTSVGVDENGLTLNPGRIDPTNEAFDDSRKALAAEFEFNGEKVVVVANHFNSKGGDGALFGADHPVVLGSEVQRMKQASVVNNFVNEVVTNMDDGNVVVLGDLNDFEFSKPIETLEGDVLTNMINKLPTEQRYTYNYQGNAQVLDHILVSNNLAKRTMIDSININSDFSEADGRASDHDPVLAKIQFKNKVERISGKDRYKTAIEVSKAGWEKSDTVVLARGDDYPDALAGAPLAYKYDAPILLNAQNKLNAEVLEELQRLEAKKVIILGGSGAISTYVEYQLEGYGFDASRISGKDRFETAANIAARLDGNPAKAVIADGYNYPDALSVASYAAVKGYPILLSGKTKLPAATKTALREVDESIVVGGTGVIGAEVFKQLPEPKRYSGKDRYETAATIATELVGETDTAYIATGKGFADALTGSVLAAKDEAVMLLVETNKVPESTKQAIEELEINQFRVLGGTGPVSDDVLNQFKN